Proteins encoded within one genomic window of Neoarius graeffei isolate fNeoGra1 chromosome 18, fNeoGra1.pri, whole genome shotgun sequence:
- the LOC132866668 gene encoding interferon-induced protein 44-like: MLRYLKDFQPGNAEVSEIKILLHGPIGAGKSSFINSVSTVLQGYNTTSALADSRAGQSHSFTKEFKIHRLKKERPGTFYPFTLSDIMGLEPGESEGVQTEDIIKILKGHVKSGYTFNPVKSTEECDQKPSLKDRVHCLVSVLPADRISITYDNVFQKMRAVREKARDLGIPQVVIMSLVDKACPLVNKNLEKIYTSKKIKQKMEECSAQLGVPMNCIFPVMNYHEQVTNDLHMDILILMAITNIISFANDYVEDQVYKE, encoded by the exons ATGTTGAGATACCTGAAGGATTTCCAGCCAGGTAATGCAGAAGTCAGCGAGATTAAGATTCTGCTTCACGGCCCAATCGGAGCAGGAAAATCGAGTTTTATCAACTCTGTCAGCACCGTCCTCCAAGGATACAACACCACCAGTGCACTGGCAGATTCAAGAGCTGGTCAAAGTCACAGCTTCACTAAGGAG TTTAAAATTCACAGGCTGAAGAAAGAAAGGCCTGGAACTTTCTATCCATTCACCCTTTCTGACATCATGGGTCTGGAGCCAGGGGAGTCAGAAGGAGTGCAGACTGAAGATATAATCAAAATATTAAAGGGCCATGTGAAAAGTGGTTACACT TTTAACCCTGTAAAATCAACTGAGGAATGTGATCAAAAGCCCAGCCTGAAAGACAGAGTACACTGTCTGGTGAGTGTTCTACCAGCGGACAGAATCTCCATCACCTATGACAATGTTTTTCAGAAAATGAGAGCTGTTCGGGAAAAGGCAAGGGACTTAG GGATTCCTCAAGTTGTCATCATGTCACTGGTTGACAAAGCATGTCCCCTTGTTAACAAAAACCTGGAGAAGATCTACACCAGCAAAAAAATCAAACAGAAG ATGGAAGAGTGCAGTGCTCAACTGGGAGTCCCGATGAACTGCATCTTTCCTGTGATGAACTACCATGAGCAGGTTACCAACGACTTGCACATGGATATTCTGATTCTCATGGCAATCACTAATATCATTAGCTTTGCCAATGACTATGTTGAAGACCAGGTTTACAAAGAATAA